From a region of the Drosophila virilis strain 15010-1051.87 chromosome 3, Dvir_AGI_RSII-ME, whole genome shotgun sequence genome:
- the LOC6623230 gene encoding rho GTPase-activating protein gacK isoform X3, whose protein sequence is MSDTGAPNGYQKLPPGWDCKYDQTTGNCYYINYLTKAMQLEDPRAGRNSYKQLQNERCSTESIPLQHMAQSSHHSSPYHVVHPSNNLTAVRAFQERERGQQPALHNLSTSPLLSASSRAQLEMSSPLPLQRARLASNMSRRSTIQETSFSHQSESQAVVTKIQNMFPTADENHIRLLLKRYMKNIFPKADEMLLLDILANADNNVQFASEKLISLGYAKRDMQQPHRPNNRPPHLDADQKSGNEQGVQHIPLRPKEYTAEQKTDMEALLKERYPQIAERIILMALESVNYAEDRAMQILQIVQDEDEQRSQKHALPKSSGTDSALTLPVDQVDAAATHSRCSSSNSKPNKLHRHLPSINVITPTAATTQIILSHSATPTPESEPKAANISGASTHSYASPAQTPYERLTTKNMLARSGCCNNNNNNDNSSSNSSSSNNNNSNASSYSSIGSSTASAGSIAKAFESRARTKTDSLKQRQHSAHLDNGHNLDADEFQSLIARMATLGPNAQLAKGADEKLLLADYVTWNGPNTTLSPKQAAQGADPGLLAGERGYKPAGRNPELCKGAKKELAKGSIYAQGKSANIKCN, encoded by the exons ATGAGCGACACAGGCGCACCCAATGGCTATCAGAAGCTGCCGCCCGGCTGGGACTGCAAATACGATCAGACGACGGGCAACTG CTATTACATAAACTATCTGACCAAGGCCATGCAGCTGGAGGATCCGCGCGCCGGGCGCAACAGCTACAAGCAGCTGCAAAACGAACGCTGCTCCACGGAGTCCATTCCGCTGCAG CACATGGCACAGAGCTCACATCACAGTTCACCCTATCACGTTGTCCATCCCAGCAATAATCTGACCGCAGTGCGTGCCTTCCAGGAGCGCGAACGCGGCCAGCAGCCCGCACTGCACAATCTGTCGACGAGTCCGCTGCTCTCCGCATCCTCGCGCGCCCAACTG GAAATGTCCTCGCCACTGCCCCTGCAGCGCGCCCGCCTGGCCTCGAACATGTCGCGTCGCTCCACCATCCAGGAGACCTCGTTCAGCCATCAGAGCGAGAGCCAAGCGGTGGTCACCAAGATACAGAACATGTTTCCCACCGCCGACGAGAATCACATACGCTTGCTATTGAAACG ATACATGAAGAACATATTCCCCAAGGCGGATGAAATGCTGCTGCTCGACATTCTGGCCAATGCGGACAACAATGTGCAGTTCGCCTCGGAGAAGCTGATCTCGCTGGGCTATGCCAAGCGCGACATGCAACAGCCGCACAGGCCCAACAATCGACCGCCGCACCTGGACGCGGACCAGAAGTCGGGCAACGAGCAGGGCGTGCAGCACATACCGCTGCGACCCAAGGAGTACACCGCCGAGCAGAAGACAGACA TGGAGGCGCTGCTCAAGGAGCGTTATCCACAGATAGCTGAGCGCATCATCTTGATGGCCCTGGAGTCGGTCAACTATGCGGAGGATCGCGCCATGCAAATACTGCAAATTGTGCAGGACGAGGACGAGCAGCGCAGCCAGAAGCACGCGCTGCCCAAGTCCAGTGGCACGGACAGCGCCCTGACGCTGCCGGTGGACCAGGTGGACGCGGCTGCCACACACAG ccgctgcagcagcagcaacagcaagccAAATAAGCTACATCGCCATTTGCCATCCATCAATGTCATCACACCCACCGCGGCCACCACACAGATCATCCTCAGTCAttcggccacgcccacgccggAGTCGGAGCCGAAGGCCGCAAACATTTCCGGGGCTTCCACGCACTCATATGCCTCACCTGCACAGACACCCTATGAGCGCCTGACCACCAAAAATATGCTCGCGCGTTCCggttgctgcaacaacaacaacaacaacgacaacagcagcagcaacagcagcagcagcaacaacaataacagcaatgCCAGCAGCTATTCATCCATTGGCTCCTCAACCGCCTCGGCCGGCTCCATAGCGAAGGCATTTGAAAGTCGCGCGCGCACCAAAACCGATTCACTGAA ACAGCGGCAACACTCGGCGCACCTGGACAATGGGCACAATTTAGATGCCGACGAGTTCCAGTCACTGATCGCACGGATGGCCACGCTGGGACCCAATGCGCAGCTGGCCAAAGGCGCCGACGAGAAGCTGTTGCT CGCCGATTACGTCACCTGGAACGGCCCGAACACAACGCTCAGTCCAAAGCAGGCGGCACAAGGCGCCGATCCGGGCCTGCTGGCCGGCGAGCGTGGCTATAAGCCGGCCGGCAGAAATCCGGAGCTGTGCAAGGGCGCCAAAAAGGAGCTGGCCAAGGGCAGCATCTATGCGCAGGGCAAGAGcgccaacatcaaatgcaactAG
- the LOC6623230 gene encoding uncharacterized protein isoform X2: MSDTGAPNGYQKLPPGWDCKYDQTTGNCYYINYLTKAMQLEDPRAGRNSYKQLQNERCSTESIPLQERERGQQPALHNLSTSPLLSASSRAQLEMSSPLPLQRARLASNMSRRSTIQETSFSHQSESQAVVTKIQNMFPTADENHIRLLLKRYYNREAVVISALQVEKHPVTMPGPFVTPPAQRHLFHSNSAFYMTPPARRPDMGASRITVTSRTASPLPGGRFGSLMSMQSGPGQHIAAAAAAAGIMPPPALHGSPQWRSSPKPHSSPKMKLRYMKNIFPKADEMLLLDILANADNNVQFASEKLISLGYAKRDMQQPHRPNNRPPHLDADQKSGNEQGVQHIPLRPKEYTAEQKTDMEALLKERYPQIAERIILMALESVNYAEDRAMQILQIVQDEDEQRSQKHALPKSSGTDSALTLPVDQVDAAATHSRCSSSNSKPNKLHRHLPSINVITPTAATTQIILSHSATPTPESEPKAANISGASTHSYASPAQTPYERLTTKNMLARSGCCNNNNNNDNSSSNSSSSNNNNSNASSYSSIGSSTASAGSIAKAFESRARTKTDSLKQRQHSAHLDNGHNLDADEFQSLIARMATLGPNAQLAKGADEKLLLADYVTWNGPNTTLSPKQAAQGADPGLLAGERGYKPAGRNPELCKGAKKELAKGSIYAQGKSANIKCN; this comes from the exons ATGAGCGACACAGGCGCACCCAATGGCTATCAGAAGCTGCCGCCCGGCTGGGACTGCAAATACGATCAGACGACGGGCAACTG CTATTACATAAACTATCTGACCAAGGCCATGCAGCTGGAGGATCCGCGCGCCGGGCGCAACAGCTACAAGCAGCTGCAAAACGAACGCTGCTCCACGGAGTCCATTCCGCTGCAG GAGCGCGAACGCGGCCAGCAGCCCGCACTGCACAATCTGTCGACGAGTCCGCTGCTCTCCGCATCCTCGCGCGCCCAACTG GAAATGTCCTCGCCACTGCCCCTGCAGCGCGCCCGCCTGGCCTCGAACATGTCGCGTCGCTCCACCATCCAGGAGACCTCGTTCAGCCATCAGAGCGAGAGCCAAGCGGTGGTCACCAAGATACAGAACATGTTTCCCACCGCCGACGAGAATCACATACGCTTGCTATTGAAACG CTACTATAATCGCGAGGCCGTCGTCATCAGCGCCTTGCAGGTGGAGAAGCATCCGGTTACGATGCCCGGTCCGTTTGTGACGCCGCCCGCCCAGCGGCATTTGTTTCACAGCAATTCCGCTTTCTATATGACACCACCGGCGCGTCGCCCGGACATGGGCGCTAGCCGGATAACCGTTACGTCACGCACGGCCAGTCCCCTGCCCGGCGGCCGCTTCGGTAGTCTCATGAGCATGCAAAGCGGCCCCGGACAGCACatagccgcagcagcagcagcagcgggcaTCATGCCGCCGCCCGCCCTGCACGGCTCGCCGCAGTGGCGCAGCTCGCCCAAGCCGCATTCGTCGCCCAAAATGAAATTGAG ATACATGAAGAACATATTCCCCAAGGCGGATGAAATGCTGCTGCTCGACATTCTGGCCAATGCGGACAACAATGTGCAGTTCGCCTCGGAGAAGCTGATCTCGCTGGGCTATGCCAAGCGCGACATGCAACAGCCGCACAGGCCCAACAATCGACCGCCGCACCTGGACGCGGACCAGAAGTCGGGCAACGAGCAGGGCGTGCAGCACATACCGCTGCGACCCAAGGAGTACACCGCCGAGCAGAAGACAGACA TGGAGGCGCTGCTCAAGGAGCGTTATCCACAGATAGCTGAGCGCATCATCTTGATGGCCCTGGAGTCGGTCAACTATGCGGAGGATCGCGCCATGCAAATACTGCAAATTGTGCAGGACGAGGACGAGCAGCGCAGCCAGAAGCACGCGCTGCCCAAGTCCAGTGGCACGGACAGCGCCCTGACGCTGCCGGTGGACCAGGTGGACGCGGCTGCCACACACAG ccgctgcagcagcagcaacagcaagccAAATAAGCTACATCGCCATTTGCCATCCATCAATGTCATCACACCCACCGCGGCCACCACACAGATCATCCTCAGTCAttcggccacgcccacgccggAGTCGGAGCCGAAGGCCGCAAACATTTCCGGGGCTTCCACGCACTCATATGCCTCACCTGCACAGACACCCTATGAGCGCCTGACCACCAAAAATATGCTCGCGCGTTCCggttgctgcaacaacaacaacaacaacgacaacagcagcagcaacagcagcagcagcaacaacaataacagcaatgCCAGCAGCTATTCATCCATTGGCTCCTCAACCGCCTCGGCCGGCTCCATAGCGAAGGCATTTGAAAGTCGCGCGCGCACCAAAACCGATTCACTGAA ACAGCGGCAACACTCGGCGCACCTGGACAATGGGCACAATTTAGATGCCGACGAGTTCCAGTCACTGATCGCACGGATGGCCACGCTGGGACCCAATGCGCAGCTGGCCAAAGGCGCCGACGAGAAGCTGTTGCT CGCCGATTACGTCACCTGGAACGGCCCGAACACAACGCTCAGTCCAAAGCAGGCGGCACAAGGCGCCGATCCGGGCCTGCTGGCCGGCGAGCGTGGCTATAAGCCGGCCGGCAGAAATCCGGAGCTGTGCAAGGGCGCCAAAAAGGAGCTGGCCAAGGGCAGCATCTATGCGCAGGGCAAGAGcgccaacatcaaatgcaactAG
- the LOC6623230 gene encoding uncharacterized protein isoform X1: MSDTGAPNGYQKLPPGWDCKYDQTTGNCYYINYLTKAMQLEDPRAGRNSYKQLQNERCSTESIPLQHMAQSSHHSSPYHVVHPSNNLTAVRAFQERERGQQPALHNLSTSPLLSASSRAQLEMSSPLPLQRARLASNMSRRSTIQETSFSHQSESQAVVTKIQNMFPTADENHIRLLLKRYYNREAVVISALQVEKHPVTMPGPFVTPPAQRHLFHSNSAFYMTPPARRPDMGASRITVTSRTASPLPGGRFGSLMSMQSGPGQHIAAAAAAAGIMPPPALHGSPQWRSSPKPHSSPKMKLRYMKNIFPKADEMLLLDILANADNNVQFASEKLISLGYAKRDMQQPHRPNNRPPHLDADQKSGNEQGVQHIPLRPKEYTAEQKTDMEALLKERYPQIAERIILMALESVNYAEDRAMQILQIVQDEDEQRSQKHALPKSSGTDSALTLPVDQVDAAATHSRCSSSNSKPNKLHRHLPSINVITPTAATTQIILSHSATPTPESEPKAANISGASTHSYASPAQTPYERLTTKNMLARSGCCNNNNNNDNSSSNSSSSNNNNSNASSYSSIGSSTASAGSIAKAFESRARTKTDSLKQRQHSAHLDNGHNLDADEFQSLIARMATLGPNAQLAKGADEKLLLADYVTWNGPNTTLSPKQAAQGADPGLLAGERGYKPAGRNPELCKGAKKELAKGSIYAQGKSANIKCN; encoded by the exons ATGAGCGACACAGGCGCACCCAATGGCTATCAGAAGCTGCCGCCCGGCTGGGACTGCAAATACGATCAGACGACGGGCAACTG CTATTACATAAACTATCTGACCAAGGCCATGCAGCTGGAGGATCCGCGCGCCGGGCGCAACAGCTACAAGCAGCTGCAAAACGAACGCTGCTCCACGGAGTCCATTCCGCTGCAG CACATGGCACAGAGCTCACATCACAGTTCACCCTATCACGTTGTCCATCCCAGCAATAATCTGACCGCAGTGCGTGCCTTCCAGGAGCGCGAACGCGGCCAGCAGCCCGCACTGCACAATCTGTCGACGAGTCCGCTGCTCTCCGCATCCTCGCGCGCCCAACTG GAAATGTCCTCGCCACTGCCCCTGCAGCGCGCCCGCCTGGCCTCGAACATGTCGCGTCGCTCCACCATCCAGGAGACCTCGTTCAGCCATCAGAGCGAGAGCCAAGCGGTGGTCACCAAGATACAGAACATGTTTCCCACCGCCGACGAGAATCACATACGCTTGCTATTGAAACG CTACTATAATCGCGAGGCCGTCGTCATCAGCGCCTTGCAGGTGGAGAAGCATCCGGTTACGATGCCCGGTCCGTTTGTGACGCCGCCCGCCCAGCGGCATTTGTTTCACAGCAATTCCGCTTTCTATATGACACCACCGGCGCGTCGCCCGGACATGGGCGCTAGCCGGATAACCGTTACGTCACGCACGGCCAGTCCCCTGCCCGGCGGCCGCTTCGGTAGTCTCATGAGCATGCAAAGCGGCCCCGGACAGCACatagccgcagcagcagcagcagcgggcaTCATGCCGCCGCCCGCCCTGCACGGCTCGCCGCAGTGGCGCAGCTCGCCCAAGCCGCATTCGTCGCCCAAAATGAAATTGAG ATACATGAAGAACATATTCCCCAAGGCGGATGAAATGCTGCTGCTCGACATTCTGGCCAATGCGGACAACAATGTGCAGTTCGCCTCGGAGAAGCTGATCTCGCTGGGCTATGCCAAGCGCGACATGCAACAGCCGCACAGGCCCAACAATCGACCGCCGCACCTGGACGCGGACCAGAAGTCGGGCAACGAGCAGGGCGTGCAGCACATACCGCTGCGACCCAAGGAGTACACCGCCGAGCAGAAGACAGACA TGGAGGCGCTGCTCAAGGAGCGTTATCCACAGATAGCTGAGCGCATCATCTTGATGGCCCTGGAGTCGGTCAACTATGCGGAGGATCGCGCCATGCAAATACTGCAAATTGTGCAGGACGAGGACGAGCAGCGCAGCCAGAAGCACGCGCTGCCCAAGTCCAGTGGCACGGACAGCGCCCTGACGCTGCCGGTGGACCAGGTGGACGCGGCTGCCACACACAG ccgctgcagcagcagcaacagcaagccAAATAAGCTACATCGCCATTTGCCATCCATCAATGTCATCACACCCACCGCGGCCACCACACAGATCATCCTCAGTCAttcggccacgcccacgccggAGTCGGAGCCGAAGGCCGCAAACATTTCCGGGGCTTCCACGCACTCATATGCCTCACCTGCACAGACACCCTATGAGCGCCTGACCACCAAAAATATGCTCGCGCGTTCCggttgctgcaacaacaacaacaacaacgacaacagcagcagcaacagcagcagcagcaacaacaataacagcaatgCCAGCAGCTATTCATCCATTGGCTCCTCAACCGCCTCGGCCGGCTCCATAGCGAAGGCATTTGAAAGTCGCGCGCGCACCAAAACCGATTCACTGAA ACAGCGGCAACACTCGGCGCACCTGGACAATGGGCACAATTTAGATGCCGACGAGTTCCAGTCACTGATCGCACGGATGGCCACGCTGGGACCCAATGCGCAGCTGGCCAAAGGCGCCGACGAGAAGCTGTTGCT CGCCGATTACGTCACCTGGAACGGCCCGAACACAACGCTCAGTCCAAAGCAGGCGGCACAAGGCGCCGATCCGGGCCTGCTGGCCGGCGAGCGTGGCTATAAGCCGGCCGGCAGAAATCCGGAGCTGTGCAAGGGCGCCAAAAAGGAGCTGGCCAAGGGCAGCATCTATGCGCAGGGCAAGAGcgccaacatcaaatgcaactAG
- the LOC6623230 gene encoding probable serine/threonine-protein kinase DDB_G0267686 isoform X6, with protein sequence MKNIFPKADEMLLLDILANADNNVQFASEKLISLGYAKRDMQQPHRPNNRPPHLDADQKSGNEQGVQHIPLRPKEYTAEQKTDMEALLKERYPQIAERIILMALESVNYAEDRAMQILQIVQDEDEQRSQKHALPKSSGTDSALTLPVDQVDAAATHSRCSSSNSKPNKLHRHLPSINVITPTAATTQIILSHSATPTPESEPKAANISGASTHSYASPAQTPYERLTTKNMLARSGCCNNNNNNDNSSSNSSSSNNNNSNASSYSSIGSSTASAGSIAKAFESRARTKTDSLKQRQHSAHLDNGHNLDADEFQSLIARMATLGPNAQLAKGADEKLLLADYVTWNGPNTTLSPKQAAQGADPGLLAGERGYKPAGRNPELCKGAKKELAKGSIYAQGKSANIKCN encoded by the exons ATGAAGAACATATTCCCCAAGGCGGATGAAATGCTGCTGCTCGACATTCTGGCCAATGCGGACAACAATGTGCAGTTCGCCTCGGAGAAGCTGATCTCGCTGGGCTATGCCAAGCGCGACATGCAACAGCCGCACAGGCCCAACAATCGACCGCCGCACCTGGACGCGGACCAGAAGTCGGGCAACGAGCAGGGCGTGCAGCACATACCGCTGCGACCCAAGGAGTACACCGCCGAGCAGAAGACAGACA TGGAGGCGCTGCTCAAGGAGCGTTATCCACAGATAGCTGAGCGCATCATCTTGATGGCCCTGGAGTCGGTCAACTATGCGGAGGATCGCGCCATGCAAATACTGCAAATTGTGCAGGACGAGGACGAGCAGCGCAGCCAGAAGCACGCGCTGCCCAAGTCCAGTGGCACGGACAGCGCCCTGACGCTGCCGGTGGACCAGGTGGACGCGGCTGCCACACACAG ccgctgcagcagcagcaacagcaagccAAATAAGCTACATCGCCATTTGCCATCCATCAATGTCATCACACCCACCGCGGCCACCACACAGATCATCCTCAGTCAttcggccacgcccacgccggAGTCGGAGCCGAAGGCCGCAAACATTTCCGGGGCTTCCACGCACTCATATGCCTCACCTGCACAGACACCCTATGAGCGCCTGACCACCAAAAATATGCTCGCGCGTTCCggttgctgcaacaacaacaacaacaacgacaacagcagcagcaacagcagcagcagcaacaacaataacagcaatgCCAGCAGCTATTCATCCATTGGCTCCTCAACCGCCTCGGCCGGCTCCATAGCGAAGGCATTTGAAAGTCGCGCGCGCACCAAAACCGATTCACTGAA ACAGCGGCAACACTCGGCGCACCTGGACAATGGGCACAATTTAGATGCCGACGAGTTCCAGTCACTGATCGCACGGATGGCCACGCTGGGACCCAATGCGCAGCTGGCCAAAGGCGCCGACGAGAAGCTGTTGCT CGCCGATTACGTCACCTGGAACGGCCCGAACACAACGCTCAGTCCAAAGCAGGCGGCACAAGGCGCCGATCCGGGCCTGCTGGCCGGCGAGCGTGGCTATAAGCCGGCCGGCAGAAATCCGGAGCTGTGCAAGGGCGCCAAAAAGGAGCTGGCCAAGGGCAGCATCTATGCGCAGGGCAAGAGcgccaacatcaaatgcaactAG
- the Trmt112 gene encoding multifunctional methyltransferase subunit TRM112-like protein, giving the protein MKLSTYNFLTSMAIKGVKVGYPLKLTINKKDVIESEFNPVFIERLLPKLDWSAVYGAAQVAELAEDIPAAQPENIAEDEQLLQRLHHLLFEIDVLEGQLECPETGRIFPIADGIPNMLLNEDEV; this is encoded by the exons ATGAAACTAAGCACATACAATTTTCTAACTTCAATGGCCATCAAGGGCGTCAAGGTTGGCTACCCACTGAAGCTGACG ATTAACAAAAAGGACGTGATCGAGAGCGAATTCAATCCGGTGTTCATAGAACGACTGCTGCCCAAGCTGGACTGGTCAGCCGTTTACGGTGCCGCCCAGGTG GCGGAACTGGCCGAAGATATACCCGCTGCCCAGCCGGAGAACATAGCCGAGgatgagcagctgctgcagagaCTACATCATTTGCTGTTCGAAATCGATGTGCTCGAGGGTCAGCTGGAGTGCCCCGAGACGGGACGCATCTTTCCCATTGCCGACGGCATTCCCAATATGCTGCTGAACGAGGACGAAGTTTAG
- the LOC6623230 gene encoding uncharacterized protein isoform X5 produces MSDTGAPNGYQKLPPGWDCKYDQTTGNCYYINYLTKAMQLEDPRAGRNSYKQLQNERCSTESIPLQHMAQSSHHSSPYHVVHPSNNLTAVRAFQERERGQQPALHNLSTSPLLSASSRAQLEMSSPLPLQRARLASNMSRRSTIQETSFSHQSESQAVVTKIQNMFPTADENHIRLLLKRYMKNIFPKADEMLLLDILANADNNVQFASEKLISLGYAKRDMQQPHRPNNRPPHLDADQKSGNEQGVQHIPLRPKEYTAEQKTDMEALLKERYPQIAERIILMALESVNYAEDRAMQILQIVQDEDEQRSQKHALPKSSGTDSALTLPVDQVDAAATHRQRQHSAHLDNGHNLDADEFQSLIARMATLGPNAQLAKGADEKLLLADYVTWNGPNTTLSPKQAAQGADPGLLAGERGYKPAGRNPELCKGAKKELAKGSIYAQGKSANIKCN; encoded by the exons ATGAGCGACACAGGCGCACCCAATGGCTATCAGAAGCTGCCGCCCGGCTGGGACTGCAAATACGATCAGACGACGGGCAACTG CTATTACATAAACTATCTGACCAAGGCCATGCAGCTGGAGGATCCGCGCGCCGGGCGCAACAGCTACAAGCAGCTGCAAAACGAACGCTGCTCCACGGAGTCCATTCCGCTGCAG CACATGGCACAGAGCTCACATCACAGTTCACCCTATCACGTTGTCCATCCCAGCAATAATCTGACCGCAGTGCGTGCCTTCCAGGAGCGCGAACGCGGCCAGCAGCCCGCACTGCACAATCTGTCGACGAGTCCGCTGCTCTCCGCATCCTCGCGCGCCCAACTG GAAATGTCCTCGCCACTGCCCCTGCAGCGCGCCCGCCTGGCCTCGAACATGTCGCGTCGCTCCACCATCCAGGAGACCTCGTTCAGCCATCAGAGCGAGAGCCAAGCGGTGGTCACCAAGATACAGAACATGTTTCCCACCGCCGACGAGAATCACATACGCTTGCTATTGAAACG ATACATGAAGAACATATTCCCCAAGGCGGATGAAATGCTGCTGCTCGACATTCTGGCCAATGCGGACAACAATGTGCAGTTCGCCTCGGAGAAGCTGATCTCGCTGGGCTATGCCAAGCGCGACATGCAACAGCCGCACAGGCCCAACAATCGACCGCCGCACCTGGACGCGGACCAGAAGTCGGGCAACGAGCAGGGCGTGCAGCACATACCGCTGCGACCCAAGGAGTACACCGCCGAGCAGAAGACAGACA TGGAGGCGCTGCTCAAGGAGCGTTATCCACAGATAGCTGAGCGCATCATCTTGATGGCCCTGGAGTCGGTCAACTATGCGGAGGATCGCGCCATGCAAATACTGCAAATTGTGCAGGACGAGGACGAGCAGCGCAGCCAGAAGCACGCGCTGCCCAAGTCCAGTGGCACGGACAGCGCCCTGACGCTGCCGGTGGACCAGGTGGACGCGGCTGCCACACACAG ACAGCGGCAACACTCGGCGCACCTGGACAATGGGCACAATTTAGATGCCGACGAGTTCCAGTCACTGATCGCACGGATGGCCACGCTGGGACCCAATGCGCAGCTGGCCAAAGGCGCCGACGAGAAGCTGTTGCT CGCCGATTACGTCACCTGGAACGGCCCGAACACAACGCTCAGTCCAAAGCAGGCGGCACAAGGCGCCGATCCGGGCCTGCTGGCCGGCGAGCGTGGCTATAAGCCGGCCGGCAGAAATCCGGAGCTGTGCAAGGGCGCCAAAAAGGAGCTGGCCAAGGGCAGCATCTATGCGCAGGGCAAGAGcgccaacatcaaatgcaactAG
- the LOC6623230 gene encoding uncharacterized protein isoform X4 yields MSDTGAPNGYQKLPPGWDCKYDQTTGNCYYINYLTKAMQLEDPRAGRNSYKQLQNERCSTESIPLQHMAQSSHHSSPYHVVHPSNNLTAVRAFQERERGQQPALHNLSTSPLLSASSRAQLEMSSPLPLQRARLASNMSRRSTIQETSFSHQSESQAVVTKIQNMFPTADENHIRLLLKRYYNREAVVISALQVEKHPVTMPGPFVTPPAQRHLFHSNSAFYMTPPARRPDMGASRITVTSRTASPLPGGRFGSLMSMQSGPGQHIAAAAAAAGIMPPPALHGSPQWRSSPKPHSSPKMKLRYMKNIFPKADEMLLLDILANADNNVQFASEKLISLGYAKRDMQQPHRPNNRPPHLDADQKSGNEQGVQHIPLRPKEYTAEQKTDMEALLKERYPQIAERIILMALESVNYAEDRAMQILQIVQDEDEQRSQKHALPKSSGTDSALTLPVDQVDAAATHRQRQHSAHLDNGHNLDADEFQSLIARMATLGPNAQLAKGADEKLLLADYVTWNGPNTTLSPKQAAQGADPGLLAGERGYKPAGRNPELCKGAKKELAKGSIYAQGKSANIKCN; encoded by the exons ATGAGCGACACAGGCGCACCCAATGGCTATCAGAAGCTGCCGCCCGGCTGGGACTGCAAATACGATCAGACGACGGGCAACTG CTATTACATAAACTATCTGACCAAGGCCATGCAGCTGGAGGATCCGCGCGCCGGGCGCAACAGCTACAAGCAGCTGCAAAACGAACGCTGCTCCACGGAGTCCATTCCGCTGCAG CACATGGCACAGAGCTCACATCACAGTTCACCCTATCACGTTGTCCATCCCAGCAATAATCTGACCGCAGTGCGTGCCTTCCAGGAGCGCGAACGCGGCCAGCAGCCCGCACTGCACAATCTGTCGACGAGTCCGCTGCTCTCCGCATCCTCGCGCGCCCAACTG GAAATGTCCTCGCCACTGCCCCTGCAGCGCGCCCGCCTGGCCTCGAACATGTCGCGTCGCTCCACCATCCAGGAGACCTCGTTCAGCCATCAGAGCGAGAGCCAAGCGGTGGTCACCAAGATACAGAACATGTTTCCCACCGCCGACGAGAATCACATACGCTTGCTATTGAAACG CTACTATAATCGCGAGGCCGTCGTCATCAGCGCCTTGCAGGTGGAGAAGCATCCGGTTACGATGCCCGGTCCGTTTGTGACGCCGCCCGCCCAGCGGCATTTGTTTCACAGCAATTCCGCTTTCTATATGACACCACCGGCGCGTCGCCCGGACATGGGCGCTAGCCGGATAACCGTTACGTCACGCACGGCCAGTCCCCTGCCCGGCGGCCGCTTCGGTAGTCTCATGAGCATGCAAAGCGGCCCCGGACAGCACatagccgcagcagcagcagcagcgggcaTCATGCCGCCGCCCGCCCTGCACGGCTCGCCGCAGTGGCGCAGCTCGCCCAAGCCGCATTCGTCGCCCAAAATGAAATTGAG ATACATGAAGAACATATTCCCCAAGGCGGATGAAATGCTGCTGCTCGACATTCTGGCCAATGCGGACAACAATGTGCAGTTCGCCTCGGAGAAGCTGATCTCGCTGGGCTATGCCAAGCGCGACATGCAACAGCCGCACAGGCCCAACAATCGACCGCCGCACCTGGACGCGGACCAGAAGTCGGGCAACGAGCAGGGCGTGCAGCACATACCGCTGCGACCCAAGGAGTACACCGCCGAGCAGAAGACAGACA TGGAGGCGCTGCTCAAGGAGCGTTATCCACAGATAGCTGAGCGCATCATCTTGATGGCCCTGGAGTCGGTCAACTATGCGGAGGATCGCGCCATGCAAATACTGCAAATTGTGCAGGACGAGGACGAGCAGCGCAGCCAGAAGCACGCGCTGCCCAAGTCCAGTGGCACGGACAGCGCCCTGACGCTGCCGGTGGACCAGGTGGACGCGGCTGCCACACACAG ACAGCGGCAACACTCGGCGCACCTGGACAATGGGCACAATTTAGATGCCGACGAGTTCCAGTCACTGATCGCACGGATGGCCACGCTGGGACCCAATGCGCAGCTGGCCAAAGGCGCCGACGAGAAGCTGTTGCT CGCCGATTACGTCACCTGGAACGGCCCGAACACAACGCTCAGTCCAAAGCAGGCGGCACAAGGCGCCGATCCGGGCCTGCTGGCCGGCGAGCGTGGCTATAAGCCGGCCGGCAGAAATCCGGAGCTGTGCAAGGGCGCCAAAAAGGAGCTGGCCAAGGGCAGCATCTATGCGCAGGGCAAGAGcgccaacatcaaatgcaactAG